CATCCGTATGTGAGCGAGTTTTACTATCTTTGCCCAATTTTTAATCAAACCGCATAAAGATAAATTCTATGGCAATCTATTTGGACGATGTATCAAGAACTTTCGGAGAATATCTGCTTATTCCCGGTCTGACCACGAAACAGTGTATCCCAACCAACGTTTCATTGAAAACACCCTTGGTGAAGTATAAAAAAGGCGAGAAATCAGCCATTGAACTGAACATCCCGTTTGTTTCAGCGATTATGCAGTCCGTTTCCGATTCTGGATTGGCAATTGCACTTGCCCGGAACGGGGGATTGTCATTTATCTTCGGTTCGCAACCTATCGAATCACAGGCAGAAATGGTTCGCAAGGTAAAGAAATTCAAGGCCGGATTCGTTACCAGTGACTCCAACATCACCCCGGAAGCCACGTTGGCAGACGTGCTTGCTTTGGTGAAACGCACGGGACATACCACAATGGGTGTTACCCATGACGGAACCCCGAACGGCAAATTGCTGGGTATAGTTACCAGCCGGGATTACCGGGGAGAAAAAGACCCGAAAGACAGAAAAGTGAAAGAATTCATGACTCCCTTTTCCAAATTAACCGTTGGAGAAATCGGGATGACCCTCAGCGAGGCAAACCAAATCATCTGGGATCATAAACTGAACACCTTACCAATCATCGATAAAGATCAAAACCTTGCTTACTTCGTGTTCCGCAAGGACTATGATAGCCACAAAGATAACCCGAATGAATTATTAAACACCACGGACAAGAAATTACTGGTAGGTGCCGGGATTAACTCCCGTGATTACAAAGAACGTGTTCCCGCGTTAGTAGAAGCCGGGGTGGACGTTTTATGTATCGATTCATCTGACGGTTTCTCCGAATGGCAAAAAGAAACATTACAATGGATTAAACAAGAATACAACGGCAAAGTACTCGTTGGTGCCGGAAACGTGGTAGATCAGGCCGGATTCCGTTATCTAGTGGAAGCCGGGGCTGACTTTATCAAAGTGGGCATCGGTGGAGGTTCCATTTGTATCACCCGCGAGCAGAAAGGTATCGGCCGCGGACAGGCTACAGCCGTGATTGACGTGGCCAAAGCCCGCGATAAATACTTCGAGGATACCGGTATCTACGTGCCGATTTGTAGTGATGGCGGTCTCGTACATGACTACCACATGGTGTTGGCTCTTGCCATGGGTGCCGATTTCTTGATGATGGGACGTTATTTCGCCCGATTCGATGAATCCCCCACCAAAAAACTAATGGTGAATAACTCCTACGTGAAAGAGTACTGGGGAGAAGGTTCTAACCGCGCCCACAACTGGCAACGTTATGACATGGGCGGCAGTGAATCCCTCAAATTCGAGGAAGGCGTGGATAGCTACGTTCCATACGCCGGAAAATTAAAAGACAACTTGGATGTAACCATCGGTAAAATCCGCTCCACGATGTGTAGCTGCGGAGCAACATCTATCTTTGAATTACAAAAGAATGCTAAAATCACCCTGGTTTCTTCAACCAGTATCGTGGAAGGCGGTGCCCACGACGTGATATTAAAAGATCATAACAGATAATATCAAAAAATCCCGGATTAAACTCCGGGATTTTTTATTCTATCTTTCTTCTTGCTGACAAGTGTTGCAATAGTAAATACTACCCCCTAAATAATTCTCTTTTAATATATAATCCCCGCAGTACACACAATGGCTCCCCACAGTATCCTTAGACAAGTAAGGAACGTACCCCCCTTTTTGATCAAACAAATCCTTCTCGGAACAACGTCCTCCCAGTCGGTATATCTCCCGCAAAACCTTCTTCACACACCCGAAAAGCTCTTCCCTTTTCGCCTGCGAAAGAACCGCAATCTTCGTCTTCGGATGTACCCGAGCCAGATACAGAATATCTTGCAACACGCCATTTCCCAAACCGGGAATCATCTGATCCGTGGCAAGAAACGCCTTGGCACTCTTTTTCTGTACCCCTTCGTCATTAATCAGGGACATGAAATACGCCTTGTCAAAAGCATCCGACAACACCTGCGGTTTATTTTTTGCCCCCCCGTAATATGACACCAAACCACCCTCGAAAGAATCCCCCACGAAACACCATACAGCACCGTACATCCTCACGGAAACGATTATGCAACTCTGATCTTCAAACCCGATCAGTAACTGGTGCTTGTTCGGTAACTTCGCCTCAGGTTCGTAATAACGGAGGTTTACCCCGTCGCTAAACACCACCTTGGCATCCCCCACGTTTATTTGCACCATTCCCCCGTAAGCACAAGCCCCGTCCACCATTTTACCAAGTAACATCCCCGGGTATTTTTCCGGATCCCCGTTGAAAAAGGCAAATTTATGCGGGGTGTAGCAAGGTATAACATCCGTTACGACCTTTCCTTTGATAACCCCGTTCAACTGTTCCGACAAACAAAGCGCTTCAGGTGCCTCTATCATAATTCCATCATTTAAATTTATACTCTTTCTTCCTCAAATATAATCGAAAAAACGATACAAAACATTTTATTGCTTATCTTCGTTACATCAAAAAACAAAAACTATGAATTACAAAGTGACACATTATCCTACCCGGCAACGTTTCGAAATCGAGTTGGAAAACATGACGGCTTATGCAGAATACAAGTTAACGGACAATA
The window above is part of the Butyricimonas paravirosa genome. Proteins encoded here:
- a CDS encoding IMP dehydrogenase, coding for MAIYLDDVSRTFGEYLLIPGLTTKQCIPTNVSLKTPLVKYKKGEKSAIELNIPFVSAIMQSVSDSGLAIALARNGGLSFIFGSQPIESQAEMVRKVKKFKAGFVTSDSNITPEATLADVLALVKRTGHTTMGVTHDGTPNGKLLGIVTSRDYRGEKDPKDRKVKEFMTPFSKLTVGEIGMTLSEANQIIWDHKLNTLPIIDKDQNLAYFVFRKDYDSHKDNPNELLNTTDKKLLVGAGINSRDYKERVPALVEAGVDVLCIDSSDGFSEWQKETLQWIKQEYNGKVLVGAGNVVDQAGFRYLVEAGADFIKVGIGGGSICITREQKGIGRGQATAVIDVAKARDKYFEDTGIYVPICSDGGLVHDYHMVLALAMGADFLMMGRYFARFDESPTKKLMVNNSYVKEYWGEGSNRAHNWQRYDMGGSESLKFEEGVDSYVPYAGKLKDNLDVTIGKIRSTMCSCGATSIFELQKNAKITLVSSTSIVEGGAHDVILKDHNR
- a CDS encoding endonuclease VIII, whose translation is MIEAPEALCLSEQLNGVIKGKVVTDVIPCYTPHKFAFFNGDPEKYPGMLLGKMVDGACAYGGMVQINVGDAKVVFSDGVNLRYYEPEAKLPNKHQLLIGFEDQSCIIVSVRMYGAVWCFVGDSFEGGLVSYYGGAKNKPQVLSDAFDKAYFMSLINDEGVQKKSAKAFLATDQMIPGLGNGVLQDILYLARVHPKTKIAVLSQAKREELFGCVKKVLREIYRLGGRCSEKDLFDQKGGYVPYLSKDTVGSHCVYCGDYILKENYLGGSIYYCNTCQQEER